One Tunturibacter gelidoferens genomic region harbors:
- a CDS encoding response regulator, whose product MEIMGLLSNFKIRTKIFVALLPLAIMVILAALYATIEMKTIDTRYSDLISSDFKTLHNLTVARGLSNRFAQLIYQEIAEPVVDRKRAVDADLERTAVEFHSFVALAVAEDPNVAQKINAATTLFDQGVSDSGPIRAAALNSDNDKAIKLAREVFDPDFRKGRQALTDLADEVHATVDQRSDELTDKTHLTILITWIVIILGLAASFTIALSIVQVEVVKVVLSFRTRILDVAEGRLDLPVANLDRPNEIGEMSRALNTLQIAAREREILGWIKAEVAFTTERLQSTEDFAAFATVLLSRISVTLNLLYGAFYLANEDHTLFSRVGAFATDVSTEPREFVLGEALVGQAAAERRSLRIVSGADELLQVNTGAGAVTPACVLFVPVMNQGDVLAVIELAPSAPVSENQQALLDALLPTVALNTKILASKLVTIKLLEQTQIQAADLAVAKEAAEAATTAKSAFLANMSHEIRTPMNAIIGMTHLALKTDLSPKQTDYLTKVKFAAHSLLGIINDILDFSKIEAGKLDIEKINFRLEDVLDNLSTIVSQKAQDKNLEFLIASQHDIPHNLMGDPLRLGQILINLVNNAVKFTERGEVLVTVTLEEQLAERVKVKFSVRDSGIGMTPEQSSRLFQAFAQADTSTTRKYGGTGLGLSISKRLVEMMDGSIWAESEPGVGSTFHFTIWFGIGSEDKRKRLIADLAGIRALVVDDNAQAREILTEALRVFALRADSVSSGEDAVREIAAADSADPYRLVLMDWHMPGLDGLQASRIIKRNDRLQNIPKIVMVTAFGRDEIRTQAEEIGIESYLLKPINQSLLYDTLIELFGIAGVDEPRSRDRGDKATVHDATGIRVLLVEDNEMNQQVATELLESAGAIVTVANHGGEAVKILTAGDQDPEFDVVFMDLQMPEMDGFTATRLLRSDPRLRKFPIIAMTAHALVEERQRCLDAGMNDHVSKPIDPDNLFATLLRWAKPRPKQSLDFQTPAVISKPSNEVVLPEIPGVKIADGLNRVAGNRRLYRDLLGQFAAKQADAAAQVSIALESSDRNLAERIAHTVKGVAGNLGISEVQTVAQKLERALHGDEETVPALLLEFARVMGTQVQAIEKALRDSTTARQETVQISPFSEETAATAIAQLRRLLEASDGDAEASFLSLQHAVAGVVEEPYLNALSESINDFDFASALVKLDEIAQRCTRNGDKK is encoded by the coding sequence ATGGAAATTATGGGTCTCCTATCGAATTTCAAAATTCGGACCAAGATATTCGTAGCCCTGCTCCCGCTGGCGATCATGGTAATTTTGGCAGCGTTATACGCGACGATCGAGATGAAGACAATCGACACGCGCTATAGCGATCTGATCAGCTCCGATTTCAAGACACTCCACAACCTGACAGTCGCTCGGGGGCTAAGCAACCGATTCGCCCAGCTAATCTATCAAGAAATTGCCGAACCTGTCGTCGACAGAAAGCGGGCGGTCGACGCAGATCTTGAGAGGACCGCTGTCGAATTTCATTCATTTGTCGCATTAGCCGTTGCAGAAGACCCCAACGTAGCGCAGAAGATCAATGCCGCCACCACTCTCTTCGACCAGGGCGTGTCGGACTCTGGTCCCATTCGAGCTGCAGCCCTGAACAGCGACAATGACAAAGCGATCAAGCTGGCACGAGAGGTCTTCGATCCGGACTTCCGCAAGGGCCGACAAGCGTTAACCGACTTGGCCGATGAAGTTCACGCGACGGTTGACCAACGGTCGGATGAACTCACCGATAAAACTCACCTCACAATTCTGATTACGTGGATCGTGATCATTCTCGGTCTAGCTGCATCTTTCACGATCGCCCTCTCCATCGTTCAGGTTGAAGTTGTAAAGGTCGTATTGTCGTTCCGGACCCGAATCCTGGACGTAGCAGAAGGACGACTAGACCTGCCCGTAGCGAATCTCGACCGTCCCAATGAAATTGGAGAGATGAGCCGTGCGTTGAATACCTTGCAGATCGCTGCCCGTGAGCGGGAAATCCTGGGCTGGATAAAAGCGGAGGTGGCTTTTACGACGGAGCGACTACAGTCGACAGAGGATTTTGCAGCATTCGCCACCGTCCTGCTGTCGCGAATCTCAGTGACGCTAAATCTGCTGTACGGTGCGTTCTACCTGGCCAATGAAGACCACACGCTCTTCTCTCGTGTCGGAGCCTTCGCAACGGACGTCTCCACAGAACCGCGAGAATTTGTTCTCGGCGAAGCCCTCGTGGGACAGGCGGCAGCCGAGAGGCGCAGTCTTAGGATCGTCTCTGGGGCTGACGAACTTCTCCAAGTCAACACTGGAGCGGGTGCTGTAACGCCCGCATGCGTTCTTTTTGTCCCCGTTATGAATCAAGGTGACGTGCTGGCGGTCATCGAGCTGGCGCCTTCAGCCCCTGTATCGGAGAATCAGCAGGCGCTTCTGGACGCGCTCTTACCAACGGTTGCCCTCAATACAAAGATCCTGGCCAGCAAGCTCGTTACTATAAAATTGCTCGAGCAAACCCAGATCCAGGCTGCCGATCTGGCGGTGGCCAAGGAAGCGGCCGAAGCCGCCACCACAGCCAAATCTGCTTTCCTGGCCAACATGAGCCACGAGATTCGTACACCGATGAATGCCATCATTGGGATGACGCACCTCGCTTTGAAGACCGATCTCTCCCCGAAACAGACAGACTACCTGACCAAGGTGAAGTTCGCCGCGCACTCGTTGCTTGGGATCATTAATGACATCCTGGACTTCTCCAAGATCGAAGCGGGCAAGCTCGATATTGAGAAAATAAACTTCCGGCTTGAAGACGTTCTCGACAATCTATCGACAATCGTAAGTCAAAAAGCACAAGACAAGAACCTTGAATTCCTGATCGCTTCGCAGCATGACATTCCGCATAACTTGATGGGCGACCCACTGCGCCTCGGACAAATCCTCATCAACTTGGTGAACAACGCGGTCAAATTTACGGAGCGCGGCGAGGTGTTAGTAACGGTTACGCTCGAAGAGCAACTAGCAGAGCGGGTCAAGGTCAAGTTTTCAGTCCGCGACAGCGGTATCGGGATGACACCCGAGCAGAGTTCCAGACTGTTTCAGGCATTCGCGCAGGCCGACACTTCGACGACGAGAAAGTACGGTGGCACCGGCCTCGGCCTTTCCATCTCCAAGCGACTGGTTGAAATGATGGATGGGTCTATCTGGGCCGAGAGTGAACCGGGCGTAGGCAGCACCTTCCATTTCACAATCTGGTTTGGAATTGGATCGGAAGACAAACGCAAACGCTTGATCGCTGATCTGGCGGGCATCCGAGCGTTAGTGGTGGACGATAATGCGCAGGCACGTGAGATCCTCACGGAGGCACTCCGTGTATTCGCACTTCGCGCAGACTCCGTCTCGTCAGGTGAAGATGCCGTGCGCGAAATAGCCGCAGCTGACTCGGCGGATCCTTATCGTTTAGTTCTGATGGATTGGCACATGCCGGGACTGGACGGCCTTCAGGCGAGCCGCATCATCAAACGTAACGACCGCCTGCAAAATATTCCGAAAATCGTGATGGTCACTGCCTTCGGACGAGATGAAATCAGAACTCAGGCAGAGGAGATTGGTATCGAAAGTTACTTGTTGAAGCCGATCAATCAGTCATTGCTCTATGACACTCTGATAGAACTATTCGGCATTGCTGGAGTAGATGAGCCCCGTTCCCGTGACAGGGGGGATAAGGCCACCGTGCACGATGCCACGGGAATCCGTGTGTTGCTGGTCGAAGACAACGAGATGAACCAGCAGGTTGCGACTGAACTTCTTGAAAGCGCCGGAGCAATCGTAACCGTGGCCAACCACGGTGGTGAAGCCGTGAAGATCCTGACCGCTGGAGACCAGGATCCGGAGTTCGATGTCGTCTTCATGGACCTGCAGATGCCCGAGATGGATGGGTTCACCGCAACCAGGCTCCTAAGAAGCGACCCGCGTTTGCGGAAGTTCCCAATCATCGCGATGACGGCTCACGCCCTGGTCGAAGAGCGTCAACGTTGTCTCGACGCAGGCATGAATGACCACGTGTCGAAACCGATTGATCCCGATAACTTGTTTGCGACTTTGCTCCGATGGGCTAAGCCCAGGCCCAAACAGAGCCTCGATTTTCAAACGCCGGCTGTCATTTCAAAACCGTCCAACGAAGTAGTGTTGCCGGAAATCCCAGGGGTTAAAATCGCGGATGGCCTCAACCGCGTCGCCGGGAACAGACGGCTATATCGCGACCTGCTCGGGCAGTTCGCCGCTAAACAAGCCGACGCGGCCGCCCAAGTCTCAATCGCGCTCGAAAGCAGCGATCGCAACTTGGCAGAACGCATTGCCCATACCGTGAAGGGCGTCGCCGGCAACCTCGGAATCTCCGAGGTGCAGACCGTGGCTCAGAAACTGGAGAGGGCGCTTCATGGCGATGAGGAAACTGTCCCTGCATTGCTCCTCGAGTTTGCGAGAGTGATGGGCACTCAGGTTCAAGCTATTGAGAAGGCTCTACGCGATTCAACAACCGCTCGGCAGGAGACGGTGCAAATCTCGCCCTTTTCTGAAGAAACCGCAGCAACAGCGATTGCCCAGCTCCGGAGATTGCTCGAAGCAAGTGACGGCGACGCCGAAGCGTCGTTTCTCAGTTTGCAGCACGCAGTTGCAGGGGTTGTCGAGGAGCCCTATCTGAACGCTCTGAGCGAATCAATCAACGACTTCGATTTTGCTTCAGCACTAGTGAAGCTGGATGAGATTGCCCAACGTTGCACACGAAATGGGGACAAGAAATGA
- a CDS encoding PP2C family protein-serine/threonine phosphatase: MNQIDQKKTVLLVDDAPANIQIVNAILKDIYKIRVATSGAKALELAKATPPPDLILLDVMMPEMDGYEVCRRLKLAPETCDIPVIFLTGQTEVEEETKGFDVGAVDYIHKPFSPAVVKARVQTHLVLRGIREQLSLQLLTIQKELDTARKIQLSILPATIPKIEGLDIAARYIPMTSVAGDFYDFIVVDEKRIGILVADVSGHGMPAALIASMLKIALSSEVSHASDPARVLLGLNQALCGKFEHHFVTAAYLFIDMQNRTLTYSGAGHPPLLLWGGPEGLRSIEENGLFLGKFSFATYSSRELPLKAGDRILLYTDGIPETANPAGVEFGTERFKQFLETEDSTSADYFADHLLEELSRWSARGSPEDLDDDMTIVAIQVRID, from the coding sequence ATGAATCAGATCGATCAGAAGAAGACAGTGCTGTTGGTGGACGACGCTCCGGCCAATATTCAAATCGTGAATGCAATCCTGAAAGACATCTACAAAATTCGCGTTGCAACCAGCGGCGCAAAAGCCCTGGAACTCGCAAAAGCTACGCCTCCCCCGGACCTGATTCTGCTGGACGTCATGATGCCAGAGATGGATGGGTACGAAGTATGCAGACGTCTGAAACTGGCTCCGGAAACGTGCGACATCCCCGTCATATTTCTTACCGGACAGACAGAAGTTGAGGAGGAGACCAAGGGCTTTGATGTCGGCGCAGTGGACTACATCCATAAACCGTTTTCGCCTGCGGTCGTAAAGGCGCGTGTTCAAACTCACCTCGTGCTTCGTGGAATTCGTGAACAGCTCAGCCTGCAGTTGCTCACGATTCAAAAAGAGTTGGATACAGCGCGGAAGATTCAATTATCGATTCTCCCAGCCACGATCCCGAAGATCGAAGGTCTCGATATAGCTGCGCGCTACATCCCCATGACCTCCGTTGCTGGCGACTTTTACGACTTCATCGTGGTAGATGAGAAACGCATCGGCATTCTTGTAGCCGATGTATCGGGACATGGAATGCCTGCCGCGCTTATCGCCTCGATGTTGAAGATTGCGCTGTCATCCGAGGTCAGCCACGCTTCCGATCCGGCGCGGGTACTATTGGGTCTGAATCAGGCGCTATGCGGAAAGTTCGAACACCATTTCGTCACGGCGGCGTACCTGTTTATCGATATGCAGAACCGAACGCTGACCTACTCCGGTGCCGGTCACCCGCCTCTACTTTTGTGGGGTGGACCCGAGGGCTTGCGCAGTATTGAAGAAAATGGGTTGTTTCTCGGAAAATTCTCCTTCGCGACTTACTCTTCGAGAGAACTACCTCTCAAGGCCGGCGATCGAATTTTGCTCTACACCGACGGAATTCCGGAAACGGCGAACCCTGCGGGAGTCGAGTTTGGCACTGAACGCTTCAAGCAGTTTCTGGAGACCGAGGACAGCACTTCCGCAGATTACTTCGCCGATCACCTTCTCGAGGAACTGTCACGCTGGTCCGCTCGAGGGTCGCCCGAAGACTTGGATGACGATATGACGATCGTTGCCATCCAGGTGAGAATCGATTGA
- the glgX gene encoding glycogen debranching protein GlgX — MQIGYDRKSNTPNSEQVLSATGHTAPLGATVVQGGVNFSLYSRRSTQVDLLLFDSEDGPPSRILCLDPLANRTYHYWHVFVPGLRPGQLYGYRVYGPFDPSQGPRFDPSKVLLDPYGREVVVPVGYSRESAHDGGDNAATSMKSVVVGGYVYDWEGDRPLHRLSSQTVIYEMHVGGFTRHQNSGLPANTRGTFAGLIEKIPYLRDLGVTAVELLPIFQFDAQDCPPGHVNYWGYQPVSFFAPHRAYSSRQERLGPVDEFRDMVKALHRSGIEVILDVVYNHTAEGDESGPTLSFRGLDNNAYYILEGGSRYANYTGTGNTLNGNHPIVRRMIVDSLRYWVEEMHVDGFRFDLASILTRDSSGQPMANPPVLWDIETDPALAGTKFIAEAWDAAGLYQVGSFIGDSWKEWNGRFRDDIRSFFRSEDGTVTRLADRFLGSPEVYGHKKREAEQSVNFVTCHDGFTLNDLVSYERKYNEANGEANRDGGDDNRSWNCGVEGPSADPAIEKLRNKQVKNFLTVTLLALGVPMVLMGDEVRRTQRGNNNAYSQDNEISWFDWGLVDKHAEVHRFLKLLIARRLLRDVEPEADRKSLERFLFDANKTWHGVKVGQPDWSPSSHSLAFSAEIPKEKLMFYIAFNSYWEALEFELPFMNLWTENPWRRWIDTSLDSPADIVDWNAAEPVPSLEYSAAPHSVVVLFTRLPN, encoded by the coding sequence ATGCAAATCGGCTATGATCGCAAATCTAACACTCCGAACTCGGAGCAGGTTTTGTCGGCTACGGGACACACTGCGCCGTTAGGCGCCACGGTGGTGCAGGGTGGAGTCAACTTCAGCCTGTACTCCCGTAGATCGACACAAGTAGATCTACTGCTTTTCGACAGCGAGGATGGGCCGCCTTCCCGAATCCTCTGTCTCGATCCGTTGGCCAACCGCACATACCACTACTGGCACGTATTCGTACCTGGATTGCGGCCGGGACAACTGTATGGATATCGTGTTTATGGGCCCTTCGACCCATCGCAAGGACCGCGTTTCGACCCGTCCAAAGTGCTCTTAGATCCATATGGGCGCGAAGTAGTCGTTCCCGTCGGTTACAGCCGCGAGTCCGCCCACGATGGAGGCGACAATGCCGCAACCTCGATGAAAAGCGTAGTCGTAGGCGGTTACGTCTACGACTGGGAAGGCGACCGGCCATTGCACCGGCTGTCCTCACAAACAGTGATTTACGAAATGCATGTGGGTGGGTTTACCCGCCACCAGAACTCCGGCTTACCGGCTAACACCCGTGGCACGTTTGCAGGCCTCATCGAAAAAATACCCTATCTCCGAGACCTGGGGGTCACGGCAGTCGAACTGCTCCCGATCTTTCAGTTCGATGCACAAGACTGCCCGCCAGGCCATGTGAATTATTGGGGATATCAACCGGTGTCTTTTTTTGCGCCACATCGCGCGTACAGTTCACGACAGGAGCGTCTCGGCCCAGTGGATGAATTCCGGGACATGGTCAAGGCACTCCATCGTTCCGGGATCGAAGTAATTCTCGATGTCGTGTACAACCACACCGCGGAGGGTGACGAGAGTGGACCGACTCTGAGCTTTCGTGGGTTGGATAACAACGCCTACTACATCCTGGAAGGCGGCTCTCGCTATGCGAATTACACAGGAACTGGCAACACGTTGAATGGGAATCACCCAATTGTGCGGCGCATGATCGTTGATAGCCTGCGCTACTGGGTCGAAGAGATGCACGTCGATGGCTTTCGTTTCGACTTGGCCTCCATCCTTACTCGCGACTCGTCCGGCCAACCCATGGCGAATCCCCCTGTGTTGTGGGATATAGAAACAGATCCTGCGCTGGCAGGAACCAAATTTATAGCCGAAGCGTGGGACGCGGCTGGGCTATATCAGGTCGGCAGTTTTATCGGAGACAGTTGGAAGGAATGGAATGGAAGGTTTAGAGATGACATTCGGAGCTTCTTCCGATCTGAGGACGGCACAGTTACTCGCCTGGCGGATCGCTTTCTTGGCAGTCCGGAAGTCTATGGTCATAAGAAGCGTGAGGCAGAGCAGAGCGTGAACTTTGTCACCTGCCACGATGGATTCACTCTGAACGACTTAGTCTCGTATGAACGCAAATACAACGAGGCGAACGGCGAAGCTAACCGTGACGGAGGCGACGACAATCGAAGCTGGAATTGCGGTGTCGAGGGCCCGTCGGCCGATCCGGCTATCGAAAAGCTGCGCAATAAACAGGTGAAGAACTTTTTGACGGTGACCCTGCTTGCGCTGGGTGTACCCATGGTTCTAATGGGAGATGAAGTGCGACGCACCCAGAGAGGCAATAACAACGCCTACAGCCAGGACAATGAAATCAGCTGGTTTGATTGGGGATTAGTCGACAAACATGCGGAGGTCCATCGCTTTCTGAAACTGCTCATAGCTCGACGGCTTCTGAGGGATGTCGAGCCGGAGGCCGATCGCAAAAGCCTGGAACGATTTTTGTTTGATGCTAATAAGACCTGGCACGGAGTTAAGGTTGGACAACCTGACTGGAGTCCGTCCTCGCACAGCCTGGCATTCAGCGCGGAGATTCCCAAAGAAAAATTGATGTTCTATATCGCTTTCAACAGCTACTGGGAGGCTCTGGAGTTTGAGCTGCCGTTTATGAATCTATGGACCGAAAATCCTTGGAGGCGATGGATCGATACGAGTCTCGATTCACCGGCGGACATCGTTGACTGGAATGCGGCTGAACCTGTACCGAGTCTCGAGTATTCCGCTGCACCCCATTCCGTCGTCGTCCTTTTTACGAGACTGCCCAACTGA
- a CDS encoding MGH1-like glycoside hydrolase domain-containing protein: protein MTKEQRRLNEARTKEHAWKKWGPYLSERQWGTVREDYSEDGNAWDYFTHDQARSRAYRWGEDGMAGITDDHQVLCFALALWNGKDPILKERLFGLTNSEGNHGEDVKEYYFYLDSTPTHSYMKYLYKYPQAAYPYTDLIETNRQRGRHALEYELLDTGIFNEDRYFDVFVEYAKAGPDDLGIRISIANRGPEESTLHLLPTLWFRNTWSWEEGAAKPIMAAGQMEGVSVISAHHTDPLFQESLADYNLYCEGAPPLLFTENETNNARLFGGKNASPYVKDGINDFVVSGDTQAVNPAKQGTKASPHYILNIGSGKTQIVRLRLSRSLPDKAESPFKAFDEVFTERRQEADEFYDSIIPPSVKADPDRALVMRQALAGMLWSKQYFYYDLNKWLKEHHVGPWSPPEARKKVRNSEWFHMENDDIISMPDKWEYPWYAAWDLAFHMLAFQSVDSDFSKSQLDLMLRNDYLHPNGQLPAYEWNFGDVNPPVHAYATMQIYLTDKERNDGEGDHEFLIYAFSKLLINFTWWLNRKDRTGNNVFEGGFLGLDNIGVFDRSSPLPTGGYLEQADGTAWMVFFSQQMLRIAVELALFNPLYEEFVIKFFEHTMWISGAMDRMGEHLDKMWDEEDGFFYDVLRLPDGQAFRLKVRSMVGLLPLAAVVIFEEDVLEKLPASRKRIREFMQRHPELAANLHMPATPGLAGRRMLATVNEEKLRRILARMLDENEFFGPHGIRALSRCHLEHPFVFGLSGQEYRVSYLPGDSDSGMFGGNSNWRGPVWMPVNFLLYLSLLRLGAYYGDTFKVECPTGSGKLMTLFEVAHELAERLIGTFVRGESGRRPVFGGTEKFQTDPLWRDNILFYEYFHGDSGAGIGASHQTGWTGCIARIIQSNGRFTADMLGEKGIERLAILMGQEESDSDER from the coding sequence ATGACAAAGGAACAGCGCAGACTGAATGAAGCTCGCACGAAGGAACACGCCTGGAAGAAGTGGGGCCCCTATTTGAGTGAACGGCAGTGGGGGACGGTTCGTGAAGATTACAGCGAGGACGGAAACGCCTGGGATTACTTCACGCACGATCAGGCGCGATCGCGGGCGTATCGGTGGGGTGAGGACGGGATGGCAGGCATCACCGACGATCACCAGGTTCTCTGTTTCGCGTTGGCTCTGTGGAACGGCAAGGATCCGATCCTTAAAGAACGGCTCTTCGGGTTGACGAACAGCGAGGGCAATCACGGCGAGGACGTGAAGGAATACTACTTCTACCTCGACAGCACGCCTACACACTCTTATATGAAGTACCTCTATAAATACCCGCAGGCGGCGTATCCGTATACGGACCTCATCGAGACAAACCGTCAGCGCGGCCGCCATGCGCTGGAGTACGAGTTGCTGGACACGGGCATTTTCAACGAAGACCGATACTTCGATGTATTTGTTGAATACGCCAAGGCCGGACCGGACGATCTGGGCATACGCATCAGCATTGCGAACCGCGGACCTGAAGAGTCCACGCTGCACCTGTTACCAACGCTTTGGTTTCGCAATACGTGGTCGTGGGAAGAAGGCGCTGCCAAACCGATAATGGCAGCGGGGCAGATGGAGGGTGTGAGCGTGATTTCGGCTCACCATACTGACCCGCTCTTCCAGGAGTCGTTGGCCGATTACAACCTCTATTGCGAGGGAGCGCCACCACTGTTGTTCACCGAGAACGAGACCAACAATGCAAGACTCTTCGGTGGTAAAAATGCTTCTCCTTATGTCAAGGACGGCATCAACGATTTCGTCGTAAGCGGCGATACTCAGGCAGTAAACCCGGCAAAGCAAGGGACCAAAGCTTCTCCACATTACATCCTCAATATCGGTTCCGGCAAAACCCAGATTGTGCGCCTGCGTTTGTCGCGGTCCCTTCCGGACAAGGCCGAAAGTCCCTTCAAGGCCTTCGACGAGGTCTTCACCGAACGCAGGCAAGAGGCGGATGAATTCTACGACTCCATCATCCCGCCCTCAGTGAAAGCAGATCCTGATCGCGCCCTTGTGATGCGACAGGCGCTGGCCGGCATGCTCTGGAGCAAGCAATATTTTTACTACGATCTCAACAAGTGGCTAAAGGAACATCATGTCGGACCATGGTCACCGCCCGAGGCGCGCAAGAAGGTGCGCAACAGCGAGTGGTTCCACATGGAAAATGACGATATCATTTCGATGCCTGATAAGTGGGAATACCCGTGGTATGCGGCGTGGGACCTTGCATTTCATATGCTGGCTTTCCAGTCGGTGGATTCTGATTTTTCTAAGTCGCAACTGGATCTGATGCTGCGCAATGATTATCTTCACCCCAATGGGCAATTGCCGGCCTATGAGTGGAACTTCGGCGACGTGAATCCTCCGGTGCATGCGTACGCCACCATGCAGATTTACCTGACGGACAAGGAGCGAAACGACGGTGAAGGAGATCACGAGTTTCTTATTTATGCATTTTCCAAACTGCTGATCAACTTTACCTGGTGGCTCAACCGCAAGGACCGTACAGGAAACAATGTGTTTGAAGGCGGCTTCCTGGGGCTGGACAACATAGGTGTGTTCGATCGCAGCTCGCCACTCCCTACGGGAGGGTATCTGGAACAGGCTGACGGGACCGCATGGATGGTGTTCTTCAGCCAGCAGATGCTGCGCATTGCCGTGGAACTCGCGCTGTTTAATCCCCTCTATGAGGAATTTGTCATCAAGTTCTTCGAGCACACCATGTGGATCTCCGGGGCGATGGACCGGATGGGCGAACATCTGGACAAGATGTGGGACGAAGAGGATGGATTCTTCTATGACGTGCTCCGTTTGCCGGATGGGCAGGCTTTCCGTTTGAAGGTGCGATCCATGGTCGGCCTTTTGCCTCTGGCGGCGGTCGTGATCTTTGAGGAAGACGTACTTGAAAAATTGCCGGCGTCCCGGAAACGGATTAGGGAGTTTATGCAACGCCATCCCGAGCTTGCGGCAAACCTTCACATGCCGGCCACGCCAGGTTTGGCGGGCAGACGCATGCTCGCCACCGTGAACGAGGAGAAGTTGCGCCGTATCCTGGCGAGAATGCTCGACGAGAATGAATTCTTCGGACCGCATGGCATCCGCGCGCTCTCGCGCTGTCATCTTGAGCATCCCTTCGTTTTCGGGCTCAGCGGTCAGGAGTATCGCGTGTCCTATCTACCGGGCGACTCTGACAGCGGCATGTTCGGTGGGAACTCCAACTGGAGGGGACCGGTCTGGATGCCGGTTAACTTCCTGCTCTACCTCTCATTGCTCCGGCTGGGTGCTTATTACGGCGATACCTTCAAGGTGGAGTGCCCGACTGGCTCCGGTAAACTCATGACCTTGTTTGAGGTCGCGCACGAGCTGGCAGAGCGGCTCATCGGAACCTTTGTTCGCGGCGAGTCTGGGCGCCGGCCGGTGTTTGGCGGGACGGAGAAGTTCCAGACCGACCCGCTCTGGCGAGACAACATCCTTTTCTACGAGTACTTCCACGGCGATAGCGGCGCTGGTATCGGCGCGAGTCATCAAACCGGGTGGACGGGCTGCATTGCAAGGATTATCCAGTCAAACGGCCGCTTCACGGCAGACATGCTCGGCGAGAAGGGTATCGAGCGCCTTGCCATCCTGATGGGCCAGGAGGAGAGTGACTCAGACGAGCGATGA